CGTGGGAGCAGCGGTTGCGCTGGGAGTCTTGAGTGTGCTGACCTGGAATCAAGTGAAGGTGTGGCGTGACCCCGGAACCTTGTGGGCCCACGCGGTCGCGGTCGCGCCCAAGTCGGCGAGACTCGCTTACCAGGTTCACAACAACCTTGGGCTGTTCCATCTCGATCAACGCGCGTATGACCTGGCCCTCAGGGAATTCGACCAGGTGGTGCGTCTCAACCCGGATGGGTATAAGGGCCACTTCAATCGAGCGCTCACCCTGGCCCGGATGGACCGGACCGAGGAGGCCATCGCCGCGTATCAACGCGGTCTCGAGTTGCGACCGAATGACCCGACTGCGTTGGCGCACCTGGGGGAGTTGCTCGCCAAACAAGGCCGGTTCACGGAAGCCGAGGCCGCGTACCTGCACGCGACTGCATTGACTCCCCACCCGGACCTGTTTAATTCCCTGGGGATCGCGTTGGCCGAACAACAACGCTTCCACGAGGCCGCGGAGGCATTTCGTCGAGCCCTGGCGCTCGATCCGAATCACGCGGACGCGCAGGCGAATCTGAACACGGCACTGGCCATTGACGCCGCGTCCGGGAACGAGCCACGCTGAGAGGTCCTCATTTGCGGCCGCAGGTTGGACCGGTGCATCCGCGGCCTCGTCCCCGCAACACGGCAGGAGAATATTGTTGAGCTGCGAACTCTTCCCGGTTGGACGGAAACAAGTGTAAAAAAAGTCAACAGTTACTAGTTCGCTGTAACCTATTGAAATATCACGGTCTTTTTAGTTTGCTTTGCTCAAGTCTTGTTAAGAATTCTGACAGCCAGGGCAGCGAACGAAGTACGATCTGTTAATTTTCATACAGTTACGATGGCTTATTCAGGTCGCTCAGACTGGCATGCGATATGCTTCGAAGTGGTAATAAGCGCAGCTAGTATGCTCCGAAATGGTGAGAATTTGGTGATAATATGAAAAAATACGGATTGGGAAAGGTGGCTTTCGTCTTGGCCGTGACAACGCTCGGACTGGGGCTGGCTACAGGTTCGGCCCACGCATTGGTGCTGACCCCTGACGACGCTTTCGGGACCTCGGACGATAACAGCAACTGTGACGCAGCGTGTCTCTTCGTTGAGACCGGTATCCTTGGTTTGACCCTGCTCTACAAGCAAGACTTTGGAGGGGGTGAGGATGGAATCCTTGCGGGTTCCTACGCCACGGAGTTCTCCAATACCCTGGAAGATCCGGCCGACTTTACGATTACATATAATGGTCTTGGTGAGTCTGCCTCGTGCCCGGAATGCATCCTTGTCGTGAAGGATGGCAACCACACTCCCGCTCAATATTTCTTCAACCTCTGGGATCCGTTTCTTTGGGATGGTATGGAGGACATCGAGGGGATGGGCTTCTGGCA
This Nitrospirota bacterium DNA region includes the following protein-coding sequences:
- a CDS encoding PEP-CTERM sorting domain-containing protein, producing MKKYGLGKVAFVLAVTTLGLGLATGSAHALVLTPDDAFGTSDDNSNCDAACLFVETGILGLTLLYKQDFGGGEDGILAGSYATEFSNTLEDPADFTITYNGLGESASCPECILVVKDGNHTPAQYFFNLWDPFLWDGMEDIEGMGFWQEPEKGTISHVAIYGTATRVPEPASLTLLGLSLIGIGLWRLTTRKKARA